From uncultured Pseudodesulfovibrio sp.:
CTTCGCAGCGTTCCCAGTGCAGCCAGATGAGGTGCGCCGGTCAGTCCCTGACTGCCTCCAACGATCAGAACATGTCCAGCCTTGCCTTTGTGCATGGTCGGAGTAGGGAGGGGAATGAGGTTCATGATTTCCCCGGTGATAAGATGATGATCAACACCATACTCATTCTGTATTTTTAATGGGATGCCGATAGGACATACGTGAATATTGCCGACGAAACCCTCTGCCTCCGGCATGACGAGGCCGAGCTTTGGAGCCTCGAATGTGGCCGTTGCATCAGCTACAACTGCTTCGGGTTGGGGTATACCGGTTAAACCGTTCAACCCAGAAGGAACATCTACAGCCAGTACAAATGCCCGCTCACCCAGTCTATTTATAGTTTGAATTAACCTAATATAATTCTGTCGAAGTTCGCCGGAAAAGCCGGTGCCAAGCAGTGCGTCGATAATGATATCAGGCTGATGGAGGCCATTTATATCAGTTAAGGCAAGGTGTTTGAGTGAAATGTCCAGTTTTTGCGCCCACAAAAGGTTGGTGCGAGTTTCACCCTTATATTCCTTTTGTGGTTTGGTATGAAAAACAGTTATGTTTGCACCAAGGTCCGTCAGATGGCGCGCAATTGCCAACCCGTCTCCGCCATTGTTGCCGGAGCCGACAAAGCAGAAAATGTCCGCTCCATCCACGGAGCCGTATTCTTCAATGATGACGTTAACGGCTTCGTGGCTGGCGGATTCCATGAGCGTGATGCCCGGGATACCAATGGAGTCAATGGTTTCTCGGTCCCAAATGACCATTTCGGCCGGTGTCGGAAGGGGCAGCAGCATGCAATCTCCCACGTTGGTTATATGAATCTATCCTTCCAATATCACGGTGGCACCAGCGGTGTCACGGGAATGAGTCAAGGATATGTGTGCGGCGGTGATACCTTGTTTTTTGCATTCTTCTAGACCGTTATGCAAAAAAGAGATTTCGGGTTTACCGCTTGGCGCGTGAAGTATTTCAATACACTTGAAGTGAATACCTTGGGCAAACCCGGTTCCCAACGCCTTGACCGCTGCTTCTTTTCCAGCAAACAACGCGGCCAAGCGTTTGGTTGGATATTTCTTGGGTAATTGTTCGGCCTCGCGGTCGGTCAAAATTCGGTGAGCGAACTTCATGCCGTACCGGTCCCACAACTCTTCGATGCGGTCCAGTTCCGCAAGGTCTATGCCGATGCCTTTGATCATGGTTAGTCCGCAAAAGTCCTGACAAGGTTCGCCATATCGCGCACGGCTTGATCAAGTCCGACATATATGGCGCGGGCCATAATGGAATGCCCTATGGAGTATTCCTTGATGCCGGGAACATCTTTGAAGTTTAGAATGTTTCGGTAATTCAGGCCATGACCGAGATTGACTTTGAGGCCAATGTCTGTGGCTAGTGCAACACCTTTAAGGATCTTTTCCAATTCTTCATTGCGTGCATCAATTTCTTTAGCATCCGCATAATGACCGGTATGGATTTCAATATATTCTGCCCCGGTGGCCTGTGCTGCTTGAATTTGTTTTGGATCAGCATCAATAAACAGGCTGGAACGGATGCCTTTAGCGTGGATGGGGGCGAGAAAGTCACGCAATTCATCTTCACGGCCAATGCAATTCAATCCGCCTTCAGTGGTCAATTCCTGTCGTTTTTCTGGTACCATACAGACCATTTCAGGTTCTATATTTAAAGCAATGGACTGCATTTCTTGTGTGGCCGCCATTTCTAGATGCAATCGAGTGTTACATGTCTGTTTGATAAGTTCTACATCTCTGTCCTGAATGTGGCGACGATCTTCACGAAGATGGACAATTATTCCAGTGGCTCCCGCCATTTCAGCTATATAGGCAGCAGTGACGGGTTCAGGCTCTATGCCCATTCTGGCCTGACGTAGGGTGGCCACATGATCGACGTTGACAACGAGTACCGGCATTATTATTTCCTCCAAACAGTGCAATAAAGTGATATCCTCAAATATTAAGCCTTCTTGATTTGAATGGCAATAGTTGTGACAATCGGGTATCGATTTATGATTCTATTGACATGAAAACGGGCCAAGGGGTATCGCCTTGGCCTGTTATTGATTTGAAATACCATTGGGAGCTGTAACGCTATGAACGTATGCATCGTTGGCACTGGGTATGTGGGCCTTGTTTCCGCAGCCTGCTTTGCCGAAATGGGTAACAATATTTATTGTGTGGACGTCAACCCCAAGGTGGTTGAGACCTTGAGAAACGGCCAAGTCCATATTTACGAGCCAGGTCTTGAAGATTTGGTTAAACGCAACACTGAACAGGGCCGACTGACTTTTACAACTAACCTTGGTGAAGGTTTGGCTGAAGCGGAAGTCGTTTTTATTACTGTTGGTACGCCGTGCGGCGATGATGGTTCCTGTGATCTTTCTTATGTTGATGCGGTGGCCCGTGAAATAGGTCAGCGTATGACGAGTCCGAAAATTGTCGTGGACAAGTCCACGGTCCCAGTTGGTACTGCTGATCGTGTTCGTGGTATCATTGCAGACGAGTTGGAAAAGCGCGGTGAGTCCATTGACTTTGACGTGGTTTCCAACCCCGAGTTCTTGAAAGAGGGTGATGCTGTTAATGATTTCATGAAGCCGGATCGTGTTATTGTCGGTACTGAAGATGAAAATTCCGCAAAGGCATTGCAAAATTTGTATGGTCCCTTTGCTCGCAGTCGCGAAAAACTTATCGTTATGGGAGTTCGTTCTGCCGAAATGACCAAGTATGCCGCCAACTGTATGCTTGCCACAAAGATCTCTTTCATCAACGAAGTCGCTAACATTTGTGAACGCGTTGGGGCCGATGTGTCCGAAGTGCGTGCAGGTATCGGTTCTGACAGCCGTATCGGTTATAGTTTTATTTACCCCGGTGTCGGTTACGGTGGTTCCTGTTTCCCCAAAGATGTCAAAGCCCTTATCGGTACTGCTGCCGAAAATGGTTATGATGCCAAGCTCATTCGATCAGTGGATGAGGTCAATAATAAGCAAAAGCATGTCCTTGCCGACAAGATCAAAGAATATTTTGAACCGCAGGGCGGGGTAAACGGACGTTGTTTGGCTGTTTGGGGTATCGCCTTCAAAGCCAACACTGACGATATCCGTGAGGCATCTGCCATTGAGGTTATCAAGGATTTGACCGCTCTCGGCATGAAGGTTCGTGCTTTTGACCCTGTGGCCAACGAGCGTGCTCGTGAGGAAGTTGGCCATCTTGAAGGGTTGGAAATCATGGATGACGAATATGATGTACTGGATGGTGCGGATGCGCTGGCTGTTGTGACTGATTGGAATCAGTTCAGAGACCCTGATTTTGAGCGTATCAAGAGTGCTATGAAGGCTCCGCTGGTTTTTGATGGTCGGAATCTTTATCAACCTGAACGGATGGGACAGGCTGGTTTTGCGTATTTCAGCATTGGTAGAATGCCGGTGAAATAACGTTTTGCTGTATTCTTAGAGTCTTTTAGAAGGTACAAAAAAACTCCCCGTCTCAATTGAAGCGGGGAGTTTTTCATGCCTTGTGCTGCTAAAATTGGCTTTTGAAGCAGGTCCGGTATTGTAATTCTTGTAATATGACGCGTTCATATTCAGGGTTATATTCGAAATCGGCTTGTTCTTCCTGATCCAACATTTTGGCAAGTTGTTGAGTTTCTTCCCAGAAGTCGAGCAGTTCTTCGTCAGCCAGATTCTTGACCTGTTCCTCAAGGGTATGTTGGTCACTGAAATTTGCGTATTGGCCCATAGGCGAAAGGTCCATCCTGTTTGTAAAAAGTCAAAAAAATCAAACAAATAGATGCAGTGCGGAACTTACGTTAGTCGTTTCTTATTTTATCGTCAATAAGACTTTAACTCACGGGATATTATAAATGATTCAACAGACCTTATTCATTGATAAA
This genomic window contains:
- a CDS encoding NAD(P)H-hydrate dehydratase, with the protein product MLLPLPTPAEMVIWDRETIDSIGIPGITLMESASHEAVNVIIEEYGSVDGADIFCFVGSGNNGGDGLAIARHLTDLGANITVFHTKPQKEYKGETRTNLLWAQKLDISLKHLALTDINGLHQPDIIIDALLGTGFSGELRQNYIRLIQTINRLGERAFVLAVDVPSGLNGLTGIPQPEAVVADATATFEAPKLGLVMPEAEGFVGNIHVCPIGIPLKIQNEYGVDHHLITGEIMNLIPLPTPTMHKGKAGHVLIVGGSQGLTGAPHLAALGTLRSGAGLVTIACPEDLADSVKCGRPDIMTLPLGSGATWEQGMVNPLLKELNRFDTVVLGPGIGRTLETQAFINAFIKGCTCPLVLDADALFAIAQSPELLNALPEQTILTPHPGEMARLLKTQSAAIQTDRLQAVRSFSKISDATLILKGAGTVVSDSELTCLSPFSEPNLAVGGSGDVLSGVIGSLLAQNIPPMQAACLGVYWHGLAGNALNEEFPLRGNLPSEIAHMLPVVATPTNEEYSPC
- the acpS gene encoding holo-ACP synthase, with amino-acid sequence MIKGIGIDLAELDRIEELWDRYGMKFAHRILTDREAEQLPKKYPTKRLAALFAGKEAAVKALGTGFAQGIHFKCIEILHAPSGKPEISFLHNGLEECKKQGITAAHISLTHSRDTAGATVILEG
- a CDS encoding pyridoxine 5'-phosphate synthase; this translates as MPVLVVNVDHVATLRQARMGIEPEPVTAAYIAEMAGATGIIVHLREDRRHIQDRDVELIKQTCNTRLHLEMAATQEMQSIALNIEPEMVCMVPEKRQELTTEGGLNCIGREDELRDFLAPIHAKGIRSSLFIDADPKQIQAAQATGAEYIEIHTGHYADAKEIDARNEELEKILKGVALATDIGLKVNLGHGLNYRNILNFKDVPGIKEYSIGHSIMARAIYVGLDQAVRDMANLVRTFAD
- a CDS encoding UDP-glucose/GDP-mannose dehydrogenase family protein, yielding MNVCIVGTGYVGLVSAACFAEMGNNIYCVDVNPKVVETLRNGQVHIYEPGLEDLVKRNTEQGRLTFTTNLGEGLAEAEVVFITVGTPCGDDGSCDLSYVDAVAREIGQRMTSPKIVVDKSTVPVGTADRVRGIIADELEKRGESIDFDVVSNPEFLKEGDAVNDFMKPDRVIVGTEDENSAKALQNLYGPFARSREKLIVMGVRSAEMTKYAANCMLATKISFINEVANICERVGADVSEVRAGIGSDSRIGYSFIYPGVGYGGSCFPKDVKALIGTAAENGYDAKLIRSVDEVNNKQKHVLADKIKEYFEPQGGVNGRCLAVWGIAFKANTDDIREASAIEVIKDLTALGMKVRAFDPVANERAREEVGHLEGLEIMDDEYDVLDGADALAVVTDWNQFRDPDFERIKSAMKAPLVFDGRNLYQPERMGQAGFAYFSIGRMPVK